Below is a window of Rhodoglobus vestalii DNA.
CCGCACCCGTGAGTTTGAGCAGATGGAGATGGAATTCTTTGTCGAGCCCGGCACGGATGAGCAGTGGCACCAGTACTGGGTCGACGAGTCCATGCGGTGGTACACCGACCTCGGCATCAACCCCGATAACCTTCGCTTCTATGAGCATGAGCAAGAAAAGCTCTCGCACTACTCCAAGCGAACCGTGGATGTTGAGTATCGTTTCCGCTTCGCCGGTAGTGAATGGGGCGAGCTTATGGGTATCGCCAACCGCACCGACTTTGACCTGCGCACACACTCCGAAGCATCCGGTGCCGACCTGTCGTACTTCGATCAGGCCAAGGATGAGCGCTGGACACCCTACGTGATTGAGCCGGCGTTTGGCCTTACCCGCGCGCTTATGGCTTTCCTCATCGACGCGTATGCCGAAGACGAGGCTCCCAACGCTAAGGGCGGCATCGATAAGCGCACCGTGCTGCGCCTTGATCGCCGACTTTCGCCGGTGAAGGTTGCTGTTCTGCCGCTCTCGCGCAATGAACGCCTCTCGCCGCTGGCACGAAGTGTTGCCGCCGACCTGCGTAAGTACTGGAACGTGGACTTCGATGATGCTGGTGCCATCGGTCGTCGTTACCGTCGTCAAGATGAAATCGGCACGCCATTCTGTGTCACCGTCGACTTCGATTCGCTTGACGATGACGCTGTGACGATCCGTGAGCGCGATTCGATGGAACAGCAGCGCATCCCCCTTGAGGGACTGCGCGCCTATCTCGCGCAGGAGCTCATCGGCTGCTAGTCGCCGCGCGGGGCCGCCAGCGTATTTCGCGGCGAGAGCCCCCCGCTCCGGCGGCGCTCCCGCTCCGGCGGCGCTTGCGCTCCCGCTCCCGCAGCGCTCCCGCTCCCGCAGCGCTCCCGCTCCCGCAGCGCTCCCGCTCCCGCAGCGCTCCATGCTTCCACGGAAATTCAGGAAATCGTGGGACTGTGCGCTGTTGGGTGCACCGAAGACGGTCAAACTCTCCCGCGACTCTGCCCATTTCCTGAATTTCCGAAGCTGGCAGCTACTCCACAGCCGTGGTGAAAGCCGCAAGTCCACCGATCACGGCTGCTTCCGATCGCCCACCGACACTCGCTGCGATGCTCTCGTTATGGCAGACATTCAGGCGCTGGTTAACGAGTTGGGCGGTTTCGCGCAGAAGCGCCAGCTGGTGGCTCGGGGTGCGCGAGATTGGGACCTAACCCGGGCGGTGAGAGACGGCTCGGTAGCGAGAGCCCGCCAAGGTTGGTACACAACGATGGATCTTGGGTCCCGGCGAGTGAGAGCGGTTCGGGTCGGCGGACGGCTGACGGGGATATCCGCCATCGTCGATTGGGGCGGGTGGGTTCTCGGAGAGCACCTGCTTCACGTTTCTGTGCCGCAGAATGCGGCACGATTGCGCAGCCAGTGGAACCGACGAAAACCTATCGGAGCTAGCCGCGGGATCTGTGTGCATTGGGATCCGCCATCTACCAGCGAACGCGGATCCACTTGGCACGTCAGCTTGGCTGAGGCTCTTCGAAGAGTGGTCTCGGATGAGGATCTCGAAACTGCGGTCGCTGCTATCGATTGGGCGCTGTATTCGAGACGCCTGGACACCTTCGGGCTTGAGCAGTTGATACTGAGCCTGCCCAGGCACAAGCGGTGGATTGAGTCGTGGGTGGATGGGCGTTCCGACAGCCTTCCCGAAAGCCTTGCACGCACGCGATTGAGGCTCGCTGGTCACCGCGTTGAAATTCAGGTCGCCGTCGGAAATAAGCGAATCGACATGGTCATCGATGATGTGGTCGGGCTCGAGATTAACGGAAAGCGGTTTCACGCGGACACGTTCGAAGAAGACCACCTGAAAAGCATCCAGATCACGATCGCCGGTTTTCATGCCCTGAGCGTGAGCGCCAAAATGGTATTCACCCAGTGGGATCTCTTCTATCGGGCAGTCAGCGTGGCGCTGGCATCGCCGGCCTCGCGTCGCTCCGGAAATTCAGGACTTCCTGCTGGATGAGATTTGACACAGCCGGGATATGGCGGGTACCCAGCCAGCCTTTGTGCAAATTCCTGAATTTGCAACTGGAACGAACGGGAACCGGCGAGGCGGGCGGTGGAGAGGCGGGAATACCTAGAGCTCAGGGCTGTTGAGGAGAGAGTGGATGACGCAACAGCAGAAGCAGCAACGGCAACCGAAGCGGAGCCGGAGAACGCGACACTGGGTGAGCCCGTGAAAGTCGACATCTGGTCTGATGTTCAGTGCCCATGGTGCTACATCGGAAAGCGGCGCTTCGAAGCTGCGGTTGAAAGCTCGGGAGTAGCGGTCGATATCGAGTACCACTCTTTTGAGCTGGCACCCGATACCCCGGTTGAGTATGAGGGCACCCCGACCCAGTTCCTGAGCGAACGCAAAGGTCTCCCGATGCCACAGGTAGAAGAGATGCTGACCCGCGTAACTGACATTGCCACGAGCCTGGGTCTCGACTATGACTACGAACATATTCATCAGACCAACACGGTGAAAGCGCACGAGCTTCTTCACTATGCGAAGGCCCACGGTCGTCAGCTGGAGATGAAAGAGCGCCTCCTCGAGGCCTACTTTGTGAAGACCGAGCATGTTGGAAGGGTCGACGATCTTGCCGACATTGCGGCATCCATTGGTTTTGATCGTGACGACGTTCTGCGTGTTCTCAACTCAAGCGAGTACCTGCCTGCCGTCAAAGCTGACATGGCCCTTGCCTGGGAATATGGCATTCAGGGCGTGCCGTTCTTTGTGATTGACGGCAAATATGGAGTTTCAGGCGCGCAAGAAAGCGAAACTTTCGCTAACGTTCTCACACAGGTACTTACCGAAAGAGATGCGTAACCCATGGACGCCGCTACAAAGCCGATCCCGACCCTTGCCCTTCAACAGGTCGGCGACCCCAATGTGGGGCTCTGCGAGGGTGACGCGTGCCTCGTTGACGACCATCACTCGCAGGCCTTCGTGAACCGTCAAATCGATGAGGGCCTCGTCTAGAGCCGACTGAGGTCTGTCGCGTCAGCCGCGCCCTGCAGCATCAGGCACTGCAGCACCGCGCCCAGCAGCGCCAAGCCCTGCAGCACGATACCTAGCCGACAAAGCCGCGGTTAGACCACTCGATAATCTCTTCGGCGCTAGCGCCAAGGGGGGCCTCGCGTGCCACGCGCGGCGGAACCTTGGTGAGCGCCACTGTTGTGGGGCGCGCCGGCAGTGATGCATGATGCCCTTCGGGAGCAGCGAATCGTTTATTGATGAGCGCTCCGGCTATGGCACCGACCCCAAATCCGAACGGTAGCGACAGCAGGTACACGGTGGGGTCTAATTGTGCTGCTGTACCGAGCGCCAGAGTTATGGCAACGCCGGCAACGGCTCCGATCGCGATGGCAATCCACCAGCGCTGAAGTTTTGCGTTTGAGGCATCCCACGCTCGTTGAGTGCGAAGTTGAGCGATCGCGTTGTCACGGTCCGCCATGCTCACCCAGGTGTGGCCTTCGAAGCGAAAGACGTTGGGGTGATTGTCGATTGCCATCAGTTGCCCTGCCTGCTCCGCACAATTTTGGCCGTCACGACCCGGCGAGGGAGTCTGGTTTCTAACGGCAATGGGAGCCTCCCGGTAGGGGCGGCGCTGTTTGAGGCGCGCCGTGGGACAATCAGTCTGTGACTATTCTTGCCCCTGCTGACCCGCGTGTCGCGCCACCGCTGTCGATCGGACGACTTGATCTCGATGTTCCGGTCGTTTTGGCACCCATGGCGGGGATCACGAACACCGCTTTTCGCCGCCTGTGCCGCGAGTACGGCGCTGGCCTGTATGTCAGCGAAATGATCACGAGCCGAGCGCTGGTTGAGCGCACACCGGAGAGTATGCGCCTGATCACGCACCATGAGTCGGAGACGA
It encodes the following:
- a CDS encoding DsbA family oxidoreductase, whose translation is MGEPVKVDIWSDVQCPWCYIGKRRFEAAVESSGVAVDIEYHSFELAPDTPVEYEGTPTQFLSERKGLPMPQVEEMLTRVTDIATSLGLDYDYEHIHQTNTVKAHELLHYAKAHGRQLEMKERLLEAYFVKTEHVGRVDDLADIAASIGFDRDDVLRVLNSSEYLPAVKADMALAWEYGIQGVPFFVIDGKYGVSGAQESETFANVLTQVLTERDA
- a CDS encoding glycine--tRNA ligase, encoding MATPNPLDAVINLAKRRGFVFQSGEIYGGSRSAWDYGPLGTALKENIKKQWWQTIVQGRDDVVGIDSAVILPRKVWEASGHVEVFSDPLVESLHTHKRYRADHLLEAYEEKHGHPPANGLADIRDPDTGQPGSWTEPQNFSGLLKTFLGPVDNEEGLHYLRPETAQGIFTNFANVMGAARMKPPFGIGQVGKSFRNEITPGNFIFRTREFEQMEMEFFVEPGTDEQWHQYWVDESMRWYTDLGINPDNLRFYEHEQEKLSHYSKRTVDVEYRFRFAGSEWGELMGIANRTDFDLRTHSEASGADLSYFDQAKDERWTPYVIEPAFGLTRALMAFLIDAYAEDEAPNAKGGIDKRTVLRLDRRLSPVKVAVLPLSRNERLSPLARSVAADLRKYWNVDFDDAGAIGRRYRRQDEIGTPFCVTVDFDSLDDDAVTIRERDSMEQQRIPLEGLRAYLAQELIGC
- a CDS encoding glycyl-tRNA synthetase, yielding MADIQALVNELGGFAQKRQLVARGARDWDLTRAVRDGSVARARQGWYTTMDLGSRRVRAVRVGGRLTGISAIVDWGGWVLGEHLLHVSVPQNAARLRSQWNRRKPIGASRGICVHWDPPSTSERGSTWHVSLAEALRRVVSDEDLETAVAAIDWALYSRRLDTFGLEQLILSLPRHKRWIESWVDGRSDSLPESLARTRLRLAGHRVEIQVAVGNKRIDMVIDDVVGLEINGKRFHADTFEEDHLKSIQITIAGFHALSVSAKMVFTQWDLFYRAVSVALASPASRRSGNSGLPAG